One Sporosarcina sp. FSL W8-0480 genomic window, CGAATATTAAAGAAATCAAAGGAATCGCTGTCGAACCAAATCCGATTGGACTTTATGGAAAAATGCAAGAAGCATCAGTTGGAAAAGATACGATGACAGGACATTGGGAAATGATGGGGCTAAATATCGATAAACCATTTAAGGTATATCCAAACGGATTCCCACAGGAATTAATTGATGAGTTGGAGCAAAAGACAGGAAGAAAGGTAATTGGCAACAAACCTGCAAGCGGAACTGGAATCATCGAGGAGCTTGGTGAGGAACATATGAAAACAGGTGCCATTATTGTTTATACATCAGCGGATCCCGTTCTTCAAATCGCTGCTCATGAAGGAATCATACCTATTGAAGAGCAATACCACATTTGCGAAATCGCACGAGAGATTACATTAAAACCGGAATTTCTTGTTGGCAGGGTAATCGCAAGACCATTTGTCGGCGAACCAGGAAATTTCATCCGTACGACAAACCGTCATGATTATGCATTAAAGCCTTTCGAAAGAACGGTCATGAATGAATTGAAGGACGCAGGTAAAGCAGTTATTGCAGTGGGTAAGATTTCCGACATTTTCAATGGTGAAGGTGTGACGGAAGCGGTACGAACTATCAGCAATATGGACGGCGTCGATAAATTGCTTGACGTCATGAAATCTGATTTTAATGGGCTAAGCTTTACAAATCTTGTTGATTTCGATGCTTTATATGGACACCGCAGAGATCCAATCGGCTACGGAAACGCATTACAGGATTTTGATGCAAGAATTCCAGAAATCATGAAGGCTCTAAAGGAAGACGATTTGTTAATCATAACTGCGGATCACGGCAATGACCCAGTTCATAGCGGGACTGATCACACAAGGGAATATGTTCCGCTAATAATTTACTCGCCATTGTTTACAAAGGGTGGCGAGCTGCCTTTACGGAATACATTTTCGGATGTAGGTGCAACAATTGCTGATAATTTCAGTGTGAAGTTACCTCAGTTTGGAGAGAGCTTTTTAAGTTTAATAACGGAAAAGGTGAGATGACTATGTTCAGAATGGTTGATATTATTGAGAAAAAAAGGGACGGGGAAACATTAACGAGAGAAGAAATAACATTTTTCATCGATGGATATACAAATGGGTCCATACCGGATTATCAGGCAAGTGCATTTCTAATGGCAGTATATTTCAATGGGATGACTGCAGAAGAACAAGGGCATTTGACGATGGCCATGGTGGAATCAGGCGATCAAATCGATTTATCTGCTATTGAAGGAGTCAAGGTAGATAAGCACTCAACAGGTGGGGTAGGGGATACAACAACTCTTATTCTTGTGCCGTTAGTGGCGGCATGCGGTGTACCTGTTGCCAAAATGAGTGGAAGAGGTTTAGGTCATACTGGAGGAACGCTTGACAAGCTTGAATCAATTGAAGGTTTTCATATCGAACTTACAGAAGAACAATTCGTCAAACAGGTGAATGATCTTAAACTTGCTGTCATCGGGCAAAGTGGCAACTTGACACCTGCTGATAAAAAGCTGTATTCCTTACGGGATGTAACTGCAACTGTAAATAGCATTCCACTAATTGCAAGTTCAATTATGAGTAAAAAAATTGCCGCAGGTGCCGATGCAATCGTTTTGGACGTCAAAACAGGTGACGGGGCATTTATGAAAACGGAGGAAGACGCTGAAGCATTGGCACATTCTATGGTATCGATTGGCCATCAAGTCGGTCGTGACACAGTTGCCGTCATTTCGGACATGAGTCAACCTTTAGGATACGCAATCGGAAATGCTCTTGAGATTAAAGAGGCGATTGACACACTTAAAGGACAGGGGCCAGAAGATTTAACAGAGCTTTGTTTCGTCTTAGGCAGCAAAATGATTGTAGCCGGCAAGAAGGCTGATTCAATTGAAGAGGCTCGAAAGATGTTAGAGAAAGTCATTGCGGATGGTTCGGCTTTAGAATTGTTCGGCAAGTTAATCGAAGCACAAGGCGGAGATGCTCGTATAATCCACGACACATCTTTATTGCCAACAGCTAAATACGAAATCGAAGTTCCGGCGCTTGCCTCCGGCACAATTTCAAAAATGGAGGCAGATGAAATTGGTGTCGCTGCAATGCTTCTTGGAGCAGGTAGAGCGACGAAGGAAGACGAAATCGATCTCGCTGTCGGTATTATTTTGAATAAAAAAATCGGCGATTCTGTTGCAACGGGTGAGCCTTTAGCTACTATTCATTCAAATAATGAAAACGTAGCAAAATCCATTGAATTGATCCAAAAACATATTCATATTTCAGACAACGTACAAGAAAAACCTGAGTTAATTAAGAAATTAATAACAGAATGATGTAAACCATTCCTTGAACAGAAAATGTTCAAGGGGTGGTTTTTATTTGTCTTTAGCGATCAATACACTGATAAGAATTTATTTCCTTTCATGTGTAAACCGACCTTAAAATGGATAGGCTTTTAAGGTAGAACGCAATGTCGAAAGATAGGATATTTAAGAATTGTATGACTACTTCTGTCGGTCGGAAGGGATTTCCACTTCCCGTGTTGAATAGTTCCGCATAAAGGAGGGATTCAGCATGGCTGAAATTAAACAAATTGATGGCATTATGGTAGTAACATTGGCAGGGGAGTTGGACAATCTTGAAGCAAACAAGATTCGTTCCACTATATCTTCCTCCATCTTCACGGGGAAAATACGGGGAATCGTTTGGGATTTGAGCCGGCTTGGATTCATGGATAGCGCAGGGATTGGACTTATTTTAGGAAGAATGCGCGATCTTGCACCATTCAATGGAGAAACCATCATCGTAAATCCATCTCCTACGATGGAAAAGATTTTCAACTTTTCAGGTTTGGGTTCTAATATCAGGCATGGCTCAGTCGACAGTGTAATCGGTGAAATCGGAGGGGTCTTATATGAGAAATGAAATGACATTATCGTTCGTTGCGATTGAAGAAAATGAAGCGTTGGCAAGAATGGCGATGACTTGTTTCATCACACCACTCGATCCGACACTTGAAGAAATTTCAGAGTTCAAAACAATTGTCTCAGAAGCCGTCACTAACGCAATTATCCATGGATATAATTGCGACGGTAAAAGTTTAGTTACGATTCACGCTGTAATTGACGACAACAAAGTTACAATGACCGTAGAGGACAAAGGTGAAGGGATTTTTGACGTTGAACAAGCTATGGAGCCGATGTTTACTACAAAGCCATTAATGGAAAGATCCGGAATGGGATTCACCATTATGGAAAGCTTTTCCGACAGTCTATCAGTAGATTCAACACTTGGAAACGGAACGGTAGTACGATTTGAGAAAACGTTTTCTCCGGTCACGGAAGTAAGCAGAATGAGGTGACCGATGGATACATCTGTTGAAAGACAAGATGCTCTTTTGTCCCAGGAAAAAATGAGGGTTCTTATCCAGCAGTCCCAGGAGGGGGATAAGGACGCAAGACGCATGATGGTAGAAGGCAATACAAGATTAGTGTGGTCCATTGTACAGCGTTTTGCTTCTCGTGGAGCGGATCTTGAAGACCTGTTCCAAATTGGCTGTATTGGACTTATGAAATCGATAGACAAATTCGACTTGACTTATGATGTGAAATTCTCCACATATGCGGTGCCGATGATCGTAGGGGAAATCCAACGATTCTTAAGGGATGACGGCATGGTGAAAGTAAGTAGATCGATTCGTGAATTAAGCTTCAAAATCCGACATGCAACGGATAACTATATTAAGCATCATGGTAAATCGCCTTCCGTCTCTGAAATAGCAGAGGCATTAGATGTGACTGTAGATGAAGTGATTTTAGCATCAGACGCATTAAGAGACCCTGCATCCCTTCATGAGCAACTATATGAAAATGAAGGAGATAGTTTGACATTGATGGATCAGCTTCGGGACGACCGTTCTGAAAGATTCTTCGATCATATTCCTCTTAGAGATGTAGTTTCAAAACTTAATAAACGAGATCAGACGATCATCTATATGAGGTATTACCTTGACTACACACAAAGTGATATTGCCGAAAGGATCGGCATTTCACAAGTTCAGGTTTCCCGGTTGGAAAAAAAGATACTTGCCCAATTAAAGACATGGATGAGCTCACAACAAGATGAAAGTGACAATAAAGTGAGGGCTGACTAAGCATGGCGAAGTTATTTACATCTTTGAAGGAATCAGAAAAATGGTTTGAAAGTAAATTTGGCAAAGGCGAAACATTCGATGCGACCGCAAAAACGGTTCACTTATGGGGCATGCCGGTAATGATGTTCTATATTAATGGCCTCATTGATGGACAGACATTGACAACTCTTTTGGTAGAGATGCAAGAAGGATTCGAAAAAAACGATGAGAATAAAGATGATCCTGAATGGTTTTTAAATTATTTCCCTTACTACGCTTTAGAAGATGTCGATGAACGGGATACATTACTCACATCTATTTTAAGCGGTTTAGTAGGATTTATTTTACCGAACGGATTTGCGTTCGTCGCGGATTTACGTAGTTCACCGGGGAGAAATCCAGAGGAACCCGATACCGAAAAGGTCATTAGAGGTTCGAGGGACGGATTTACTGAAAATATAATCATTAATACTGCACTTGTAAGAAGAAGATTAAAGACGGAAGATCTCCGTTTTGAAATGCATTCTACATCAGTGAATGGTAAAACGGATATTGCAATCACATATATGAAAGGTGCTGCCAGTGAGGAGCATCTTTCACTTATTCGGAAGAGACTTGATGAGATCAAGCACGATGGCCTGACGATGACTGATAAGTCTTTGGAGGAATTTCTTTTCAAGCAAAGATTTCATCCAATGCCATTTGTTCGTTTTACGGAAAGGCCAGACATTACTGCCGCATACTTATTAGAGGGCCGTATCGCCGTTATTGTCGATACTTCTCCATCCGTGATTTTAGTTCCGACAACCATTTTTGATCATTTACAACATGCTGAGGAGTATCGACAATCTCCATTTACCGGAACTTTTGTAAGATGGCTACGGTTATTTGGAGCACTAATCAGCATGATTCTCCTCCCGTTTTGGTATTTGCTTGCAACCCATCAACAATATTTGCCGGTAATGTTAAATTATATTGGACCAAATGATCCAGGGTCTGTTCCATTAATCGTACAAATACTTTTGGCAGATATAGGCATTGAGGTACTCCGAATGGCGGCCATCCATACACCGAATCCGCTATCCACTGCAATGGGACTAGTAGCGGCTATCGTTATTGGACAAGTGGCGATCGAGGTTGGTTTGTTTACAGGAGAAGTAATTTTATATGTGGCTGTTAGTGCGGTCTTTACATTTGCAATCCCATCTTTCGAATTAAGTCTAACAACAAAAATATTCAGAGTCTTCATCTTAGTATTAACCGCCGTATTGGGAGCCCCAGGATTCTTCTTAGGAATTGTTTTCCTTGTCTACTACTTGGCATGCCTTAAACCGATGGGTATTCCATACTTATGGCCACTTTTACCGTTTTTCCCGCGGGCGATGCAGCGTGTAATTATTAGATATCCGATGACAATAGATGCGCCAAGACCTTTTATAGCTGACTCTCCTAATAGGGATAGGCTGTCGTAAGGGATTGCCTCCAACCTTCATGATATGATAAAGTTTTATCAATAAGACTTGGAGGAATGGAATATGCACCTATATGGAACACAATCGGTGAATGAACTTGGCCATTTGACGATAGGCGGCGTGGATACGGTTGACCTTGCCCAGGTATATGGGACGCCTTTGCTTGTCTATGACATCGCTCTATTTAGGGAACGTGCTAATGGATTTAAAGATACATTTAAAAAAGCTGGCATCAAAGCCCAGGTTGCATATGCAAGTAAAGCTTTTTCTTCCATTGCGATATATGAGATTGCAAAAGAGATGGACCTCTCTCTCGATGTCGTTTCAGGAGGAGAATTATATACGGCGGTTGCAGCTGATTTCCCACGCGAAAAGATTCATTTTCACGGGAATAATAAAAGCTATAGCGAGTTACAATATGCATTCGACGAAAAAATAGGATGTATTGTAGTTGACAACTTTTTTGAAATAGAAATGATTAAGGAAATCTCGGAAACGCGTCAACAGAAAATGCAAGTCTTGTTACGTGTTACTCCTGGAGTCAATGCTGAAACACATGATTTCATCACTACTGGACAGGAGGATTCCAAGTTCGGTTTCGATTTGAAGAACGGACAGGCAGATGATTCATTCTTGCAATTGTACAACCATCCATACATTACTTTGTTAGGAATGCATTGCCATATCGGTTCACAAATTTTCGAAACAGATGCATTCCGTATTGCGGCGGAGGCATTAATGGATAAAATGATTGAGTGGCGCGATAAATTTAAATTCACTTGTTCTGTCCTTAATCTTGGTGGCGGATTTGGAATTCGCTATACGGTTGAAGACAAACCACTTCCTCCATCTAAATACGTAGAGGAAATGGAAAATGTCGTTTTATCGATGACAAGAAAGCATAATTATCCACTACCTGAAATCTGGATTGAACCGGGTCGATCACTTGTAGGGGATGCTGGTACAACTCTTTACACAACCGGAAGCATGAAAGAAGTGCCGGGTGTAAGGACTTATGTTGCTGTCGATGGAGGTATGTCGGATAATATTCGGCCTGCTCTTTATGGCGCGAAATATACGGCTGTTACAGCTAATCGGATGATGGCTCCACATTCCGATAAAGTAACGATTGCCGGAAAATGCTGTGAATCCGGTGACAAGATCATTGAGGACGCCTTCATTGCTGAACCTGAGGATGGCGACCTCCTTGCTGTTTTCTGTACAGGAGCATACACATACTCCATGGCCAGCAACTATAATCGTCTCCCGAAGCCAGCAATTGTATTTTGTGAAAACGGACAGCACCAATTAGTTGTCCGAAGGGAAACTTATGAAGATATTATTAGACTGGACGTACCGCTTCAAAAGACGGGGCAGGAAGTATCATTATGAGAAAGCGTAATTTCATCCTTTTCTTAATCATAATTTTCATTGCACTTATCTGGGGGGCAGTGTACTGGTATTTTATCGCCCCTTTAACAGGACTGGATATTTAAACTTCCTCGGTCATTGATATATCCTCATATATCATGTACGATTAGTTTTGTTCAGTGGAAGTTGCCGTATCCATATCCATGATGAATAGATAGCAATTGAGGATTTTTTGAAAAGAAGGGATTCCTAATGATACTTTTACGATATAAAAAGGCATATGAAAAAATTGCAATGGGCTTGCTCTCATATATGCCGGGAGAAAAGGTCGTTAAAAAACTGCAGGAAACGATTTATAAATATGAGAATGATGAACATTGGCATCTATACCTTCTAAAACAAGGTGAAGACTTCATTGGCCTTGTTGGTGTAGTAGTGGATGAAAGTTCATATACGGTCATACATTTATCGGTTAATCCGTCGTTCCGTGGCGAGGGAATTGGTACGGAAATGATTTTGAAGTTAGCAGCACTATATCCCGGTTTGGAATGTAAGGGCAATGATTATACAAAATCCTTTATGATCAAGTGTTTAAACAGGGAAGATAAATCGGAATAACAAAAAGGAGCAGATCAATTTGGTCTGCCCTTTTTCTTTTCCCGTTCAAGAAGAATATCAGTACGATCCCTTAGCATATGTTTATGAATGACAGCATCACTGTTTCGAGGGAGTAAATCCATCGTAGCTACGGTTTCATCGACTACCTTTTTTAGTTTTTCGGAGTTCAAAGATAAAGTAAATGGAAAAAAAGACTCTTTTTTCTTAACTTTTTCTATCGATTGCTCCATGTCATTTAATAGTTTCTTGTAATTGATGAATTCGATACCATTGGATAAGGGAAAAGCTGTCATCTTTTTCTGTGCTTTTACAAGTGTACGATAAGCACCGGTGAAATTCCCCCTTCTCCAATGATAGAGTCCTGTAGATAATAAAATATATGCAGTTAGCGGATGCTCTTTCGTATAATTAGGGATAGATTTCCAATATTCTTCCAACACTTCATGGCATTCGAAGTAGTCTTGATTCCAATTAAAATAACCAATAAACTTTAAGAATAACGGATGATAATAAAATTCCATCAAACAAACCAATCCTTTCAATAATAATATTAAAAAGTAACTATACATAATAACGTAAAAAGTGCATGGAGGAATAATATGACATATAAAGTAAAGCTTGAAGCCTTCGAAGGGCCTCTCGATCTATTATTACATTTAATCAACCGACTTGAAATCGATATTTACGATATACCAATGGCAGAACTCACAAATCAATACATCGAACACCTCCATGCTATGCGTGTATTGCAACTAGATGAACTAAGCGAGTATCTTGTATTAGCCGCCACTTTACTTGAAATAAAAAGCAAAATGCTATTACCTGTACATGAAGGAGAAGCGTTGGATGATTCGTCCGACTTTGAAATGGAGGAGGACCCACGGGACGAACTGGTCGCCCGATTGGTCGAATACAAAAAATATAAAGAAGCAGCAATTTCACTAAAAGAATCGGCAGAAGAACGATCTGTACATTTTACAAAACTTCCCGAGGACCTATCTCAATACGGAGAATTGACCGTCCCTGAAACAGAGGACAAACTAAGTGTGTTTGACCTTATCGGAGCATTTCAAAAAATGCTTGAAAGGAAAAAACTTCGTGCACCACTTACTGCTAGTATAATGAGGGCAGAGGTTTCTGTTAGTGAAAAGATGGATCATATTATGATTATACTTGAAAGGCAAGGCGGCAGCTGTGCTTTCGATTCACTTTTCGAAGAAGGGGATATAGAAGGGTTAGTCGTAACGTTTTTATCGTTATTAGAGTTGATGAAACGGTCGGATATCGTAGTTTTACAAGACAGTAATTTCGGCAAAATGACAGTATCGACCGGGAAGGAGGAGAACTATGGAAACAATCGATGATCGGATTATCGGCATGCTTGAAAGTTTTTTATTCATAGCAGGGGACGACGGCTTAACATTAAAAAATATTTCAACATTGCTTCAAACCGATGACGAAACAGCCGCCATCATAGCTGAGCAACTTCGTTTAAACTATGAAAATCGATCGGGTTCGGGCATTACCTTGCGCCTATACGGTGGTTCCTATCGCCTCGTAACGAAGGCTGAATATGCAGATGATATATTGCGTATGCTCGAAAATCCGACAAGAAATCCTATTACACAAGCCTCACTTGAGGTTTTGGCCATTATAGCGTATAAACAGCCCGTGACACGGGTAGAAATAGATGATCTACGAGGCGTGAAATCCGATGGTCCAATACAAACTCTCGTAGCTAAAGGATTCATTATGGAAAAAGGGCGCTTGGAAAGTAGCGGAAGACCAATCCTTTATGGGACAACAGAATTGTTTTTGGATAAATTCGGGTTAGAGTCCATTGATATGTTGCCACCGCTTTTGGAAGGTGATGTTGAATCGTTTGGAGACACAGATTTGTTTTTGACAAAATTCCAAGAAGCATTCGAAATGACTGATGAAGGAGGAAACAGTGATTGAAGCGGACGATAATAGCAATTGTCCTATTCGTATCCCTTGTATTGACACCACTACCAACTGACAAAAAAGATGCGGCAATGGGTGGTAGTGCATGGGCCGTACTTGATGGAGACACTGGCCGTTTGTTGAGTGGATCGAATGAAAATCTTCAGTTGCCAATTGCCAGTTTAACTAAAATGTGGACTGCCCTTACTTTCCTTGAAAGTGGTAGAGCAGAGGGTGAAATTACCATTTCAGCTGCAGCGGCTTCCGCGGAAGGCTCGTCCATCTATACGCAAATAGGTGAAAGATGGGATAGCGATGCATTGCTGTACGGTTTGATGTTACGTTCGGGAAATGATGCAGCCTTTGCATTGGCGGAACATGCCGGAGGATCAGTGGATGGCTTTGTTGACTTAATGAATGAAAAAGCAAAATTATATGGTTTTGAACGGACAACCTTTAAAAATCCATCAGGACTTCATCATGAAGAACATCTCTCAACTGCTTATGAGACTGGACTCATGCTCTATTTTGCAATGAAAAATAAAGAGTTTAGAAAAATTGCCTCGACCGAGAAATTTGTCTATCGAAAAGGCGACGAAGTAAGAAGTTGGGGA contains:
- the deoB gene encoding phosphopentomutase; this translates as MEKQQFKRIHLIVLDSVGIGEAPDADQFGDVGADTLGHIGEKMGGLKMPNMGKMGLSNIKEIKGIAVEPNPIGLYGKMQEASVGKDTMTGHWEMMGLNIDKPFKVYPNGFPQELIDELEQKTGRKVIGNKPASGTGIIEELGEEHMKTGAIIVYTSADPVLQIAAHEGIIPIEEQYHICEIAREITLKPEFLVGRVIARPFVGEPGNFIRTTNRHDYALKPFERTVMNELKDAGKAVIAVGKISDIFNGEGVTEAVRTISNMDGVDKLLDVMKSDFNGLSFTNLVDFDALYGHRRDPIGYGNALQDFDARIPEIMKALKEDDLLIITADHGNDPVHSGTDHTREYVPLIIYSPLFTKGGELPLRNTFSDVGATIADNFSVKLPQFGESFLSLITEKVR
- a CDS encoding pyrimidine-nucleoside phosphorylase gives rise to the protein MFRMVDIIEKKRDGETLTREEITFFIDGYTNGSIPDYQASAFLMAVYFNGMTAEEQGHLTMAMVESGDQIDLSAIEGVKVDKHSTGGVGDTTTLILVPLVAACGVPVAKMSGRGLGHTGGTLDKLESIEGFHIELTEEQFVKQVNDLKLAVIGQSGNLTPADKKLYSLRDVTATVNSIPLIASSIMSKKIAAGADAIVLDVKTGDGAFMKTEEDAEALAHSMVSIGHQVGRDTVAVISDMSQPLGYAIGNALEIKEAIDTLKGQGPEDLTELCFVLGSKMIVAGKKADSIEEARKMLEKVIADGSALELFGKLIEAQGGDARIIHDTSLLPTAKYEIEVPALASGTISKMEADEIGVAAMLLGAGRATKEDEIDLAVGIILNKKIGDSVATGEPLATIHSNNENVAKSIELIQKHIHISDNVQEKPELIKKLITE
- a CDS encoding anti-sigma factor antagonist (This anti-anti-sigma factor, or anti-sigma factor antagonist, belongs to a family that includes characterized members SpoIIAA, RsbV, RsfA, and RsfB.) encodes the protein MAEIKQIDGIMVVTLAGELDNLEANKIRSTISSSIFTGKIRGIVWDLSRLGFMDSAGIGLILGRMRDLAPFNGETIIVNPSPTMEKIFNFSGLGSNIRHGSVDSVIGEIGGVLYEK
- the spoIIAB gene encoding anti-sigma F factor → MRNEMTLSFVAIEENEALARMAMTCFITPLDPTLEEISEFKTIVSEAVTNAIIHGYNCDGKSLVTIHAVIDDNKVTMTVEDKGEGIFDVEQAMEPMFTTKPLMERSGMGFTIMESFSDSLSVDSTLGNGTVVRFEKTFSPVTEVSRMR
- a CDS encoding SigF/SigG family RNA polymerase sporulation sigma factor; this translates as MDTSVERQDALLSQEKMRVLIQQSQEGDKDARRMMVEGNTRLVWSIVQRFASRGADLEDLFQIGCIGLMKSIDKFDLTYDVKFSTYAVPMIVGEIQRFLRDDGMVKVSRSIRELSFKIRHATDNYIKHHGKSPSVSEIAEALDVTVDEVILASDALRDPASLHEQLYENEGDSLTLMDQLRDDRSERFFDHIPLRDVVSKLNKRDQTIIYMRYYLDYTQSDIAERIGISQVQVSRLEKKILAQLKTWMSSQQDESDNKVRAD
- a CDS encoding spore germination protein, which translates into the protein MAKLFTSLKESEKWFESKFGKGETFDATAKTVHLWGMPVMMFYINGLIDGQTLTTLLVEMQEGFEKNDENKDDPEWFLNYFPYYALEDVDERDTLLTSILSGLVGFILPNGFAFVADLRSSPGRNPEEPDTEKVIRGSRDGFTENIIINTALVRRRLKTEDLRFEMHSTSVNGKTDIAITYMKGAASEEHLSLIRKRLDEIKHDGLTMTDKSLEEFLFKQRFHPMPFVRFTERPDITAAYLLEGRIAVIVDTSPSVILVPTTIFDHLQHAEEYRQSPFTGTFVRWLRLFGALISMILLPFWYLLATHQQYLPVMLNYIGPNDPGSVPLIVQILLADIGIEVLRMAAIHTPNPLSTAMGLVAAIVIGQVAIEVGLFTGEVILYVAVSAVFTFAIPSFELSLTTKIFRVFILVLTAVLGAPGFFLGIVFLVYYLACLKPMGIPYLWPLLPFFPRAMQRVIIRYPMTIDAPRPFIADSPNRDRLS
- the lysA gene encoding diaminopimelate decarboxylase, producing MHLYGTQSVNELGHLTIGGVDTVDLAQVYGTPLLVYDIALFRERANGFKDTFKKAGIKAQVAYASKAFSSIAIYEIAKEMDLSLDVVSGGELYTAVAADFPREKIHFHGNNKSYSELQYAFDEKIGCIVVDNFFEIEMIKEISETRQQKMQVLLRVTPGVNAETHDFITTGQEDSKFGFDLKNGQADDSFLQLYNHPYITLLGMHCHIGSQIFETDAFRIAAEALMDKMIEWRDKFKFTCSVLNLGGGFGIRYTVEDKPLPPSKYVEEMENVVLSMTRKHNYPLPEIWIEPGRSLVGDAGTTLYTTGSMKEVPGVRTYVAVDGGMSDNIRPALYGAKYTAVTANRMMAPHSDKVTIAGKCCESGDKIIEDAFIAEPEDGDLLAVFCTGAYTYSMASNYNRLPKPAIVFCENGQHQLVVRRETYEDIIRLDVPLQKTGQEVSL
- a CDS encoding GNAT family N-acetyltransferase, whose amino-acid sequence is MLLRYKKAYEKIAMGLLSYMPGEKVVKKLQETIYKYENDEHWHLYLLKQGEDFIGLVGVVVDESSYTVIHLSVNPSFRGEGIGTEMILKLAALYPGLECKGNDYTKSFMIKCLNREDKSE
- a CDS encoding DUF309 domain-containing protein produces the protein MEFYYHPLFLKFIGYFNWNQDYFECHEVLEEYWKSIPNYTKEHPLTAYILLSTGLYHWRRGNFTGAYRTLVKAQKKMTAFPLSNGIEFINYKKLLNDMEQSIEKVKKKESFFPFTLSLNSEKLKKVVDETVATMDLLPRNSDAVIHKHMLRDRTDILLEREKKKGRPN
- a CDS encoding segregation/condensation protein A; its protein translation is MTYKVKLEAFEGPLDLLLHLINRLEIDIYDIPMAELTNQYIEHLHAMRVLQLDELSEYLVLAATLLEIKSKMLLPVHEGEALDDSSDFEMEEDPRDELVARLVEYKKYKEAAISLKESAEERSVHFTKLPEDLSQYGELTVPETEDKLSVFDLIGAFQKMLERKKLRAPLTASIMRAEVSVSEKMDHIMIILERQGGSCAFDSLFEEGDIEGLVVTFLSLLELMKRSDIVVLQDSNFGKMTVSTGKEENYGNNR
- the scpB gene encoding SMC-Scp complex subunit ScpB encodes the protein METIDDRIIGMLESFLFIAGDDGLTLKNISTLLQTDDETAAIIAEQLRLNYENRSGSGITLRLYGGSYRLVTKAEYADDILRMLENPTRNPITQASLEVLAIIAYKQPVTRVEIDDLRGVKSDGPIQTLVAKGFIMEKGRLESSGRPILYGTTELFLDKFGLESIDMLPPLLEGDVESFGDTDLFLTKFQEAFEMTDEGGNSD
- a CDS encoding D-alanyl-D-alanine carboxypeptidase, with translation MKRTIIAIVLFVSLVLTPLPTDKKDAAMGGSAWAVLDGDTGRLLSGSNENLQLPIASLTKMWTALTFLESGRAEGEITISAAAASAEGSSIYTQIGERWDSDALLYGLMLRSGNDAAFALAEHAGGSVDGFVDLMNEKAKLYGFERTTFKNPSGLHHEEHLSTAYETGLMLYFAMKNKEFRKIASTEKFVYRKGDEVRSWGNKHRLVHSNKTVIAGKTGFTKAAGRTLATYFEKDGKKLIVVTLNNGNDWNTHEYLANETFNNYDLVTVAKKGEYRILPGITGKLKKPIVLLLNKDEEEKVSHVIYIPRNQGKKGTGTWTVSLDNEVLATTQVDIRK